One Myxococcus guangdongensis DNA segment encodes these proteins:
- the bacP gene encoding bactofilin BacP — translation MATPKELSGSNAVNNTVVGPSILISGRLTGDEDLTVRGRVEGELTLSRTLIVEPSGVVKANVAVRNAIVSGVVVGNINATESVELTREGRMVGDIHAPRVIIVDGASFRGRVDMGDVEPGRLPSERPVVARPTQVTRPSTATPVRTTTTPARPPTPPARPPAPPARPTTPAPAPTTVARPSSKPLPPPPPPRAEPRPTPPPVEQTTSAEPPTPFSVGAGAKKKVVVKKKTR, via the coding sequence GTGGCCACCCCGAAGGAGTTGAGCGGTAGTAACGCCGTCAACAACACCGTGGTGGGGCCTTCCATCCTCATCAGCGGCCGGTTGACGGGCGACGAGGACCTCACCGTCCGGGGCCGCGTGGAGGGGGAGCTGACGCTCAGCCGCACCCTCATCGTGGAGCCTTCGGGTGTGGTGAAGGCGAACGTGGCGGTGAGGAACGCCATCGTCAGCGGCGTGGTGGTGGGCAACATCAACGCGACGGAGAGCGTGGAGCTGACCCGCGAGGGCCGCATGGTGGGCGACATCCACGCCCCGCGCGTCATCATCGTGGACGGCGCCAGCTTCCGCGGCCGCGTGGACATGGGTGACGTGGAGCCCGGCCGCCTGCCTTCGGAGCGCCCCGTGGTGGCCCGCCCCACCCAGGTGACGCGGCCGTCGACGGCGACCCCCGTGCGCACCACGACGACGCCCGCCCGCCCGCCGACGCCTCCCGCGCGTCCGCCGGCGCCTCCGGCCCGTCCCACGACGCCCGCCCCGGCGCCCACGACGGTGGCCCGCCCCTCGAGCAAGCCTCTGCCGCCGCCTCCGCCCCCCCGGGCCGAGCCGCGTCCGACGCCGCCGCCCGTGGAGCAGACGACTTCTGCCGAGCCGCCAACGCCCTTCTCGGTGGGTGCTGGCGCCAAGAAGAAGGTCGTGGTGAAGAAGAAGACCCGCTAG
- a CDS encoding bactofilin family protein: MANTVIGSSIVIDGEISGDEDLVIQGTVKGKISLKESLYVEGSGVVEADIETQNVEIAGRVTGNIVASDKVELKTDCRVVGDIKAPRILIADGASFKGNVDMDMKER, encoded by the coding sequence ATGGCGAATACGGTCATTGGTTCGAGCATCGTCATCGACGGAGAGATTTCCGGAGACGAGGACCTGGTCATCCAGGGCACCGTGAAGGGGAAGATCTCCCTCAAGGAGAGCCTCTACGTGGAGGGCAGCGGCGTCGTCGAGGCGGACATCGAGACGCAGAACGTGGAGATCGCCGGCCGGGTGACGGGCAACATCGTCGCCAGCGACAAGGTCGAGCTGAAGACCGACTGCCGCGTGGTGGGCGACATCAAGGCGCCGCGCATCCTCATCGCCGATGGTGCCTCCTTCAAGGGCAACGTCGACATGGACATGAAGGAGCGCTGA
- the pgsA gene encoding CDP-diacylglycerol--glycerol-3-phosphate 3-phosphatidyltransferase, whose product MATDRAIRKQRKREERARRRAERKPSVLVQEFWNLPNMLTLGRIFLIPPFVWLMYDGDPLSSLFAGLVFAVAAITDVIDGYLARKWNLITVVGKFMDPLADKLIAMAALVMMVRLGRIAAWVVIVLLARELIVSGLRTIAASEGMVIAAGQEGKWKTSLQLVGIISLCVHYVHPLTLGSFSTPVDYNLVGKVLVYLSGAFSVWSAVVYFRAFLAMLAKRGDEAPIAKSV is encoded by the coding sequence ATGGCCACCGACCGAGCGATTCGCAAACAGCGCAAGCGGGAGGAGCGGGCGCGCCGGCGCGCCGAGCGCAAGCCGAGCGTGCTGGTGCAGGAGTTCTGGAACCTGCCCAACATGCTGACGCTGGGGCGCATCTTCCTCATCCCCCCGTTCGTCTGGCTCATGTACGACGGAGACCCGCTCAGCTCCCTGTTCGCGGGCCTCGTCTTCGCCGTCGCCGCCATCACCGACGTCATCGACGGCTACCTGGCGCGCAAGTGGAACCTCATCACCGTGGTCGGCAAGTTCATGGACCCCCTGGCCGACAAGCTCATCGCCATGGCGGCCCTGGTGATGATGGTGCGGCTCGGACGCATCGCGGCGTGGGTGGTCATCGTCCTGCTCGCCCGCGAGCTCATCGTCAGCGGCCTGCGCACCATCGCCGCCAGCGAGGGCATGGTCATCGCCGCCGGCCAGGAGGGGAAGTGGAAGACGTCCCTTCAGCTCGTGGGCATCATCTCCCTGTGCGTCCACTACGTGCACCCGCTGACGCTCGGCTCGTTCAGCACGCCCGTGGACTACAACCTCGTGGGCAAGGTGCTCGTCTACCTGTCCGGCGCGTTCTCCGTGTGGAGCGCGGTCGTCTACTTCCGGGCCTTCCTCGCCATGCTCGCGAAGCGAGGAGACGAGGCGCCGATCGCGAAAAGTGTTTGA
- the bacN gene encoding bactofilin BacN → MATGETGIIGKGIVIKGNLTGGGDLVIEGRVEGQIALKNHLTIESTGKVQADIRAEELTINGEASGNIDASTRVAINASAKVAGDIKAPRVVIEDGAVFNGSIEMDVRLPDDI, encoded by the coding sequence ATGGCAACGGGTGAAACGGGCATCATCGGCAAGGGCATCGTCATCAAGGGGAACCTCACGGGTGGTGGGGACCTTGTCATCGAGGGGCGGGTGGAGGGGCAGATTGCCCTGAAGAACCACCTCACCATCGAGAGCACCGGGAAGGTGCAGGCGGACATCCGGGCCGAGGAGTTGACCATCAACGGCGAGGCGAGCGGCAACATCGACGCCTCGACCCGCGTGGCCATCAACGCCTCGGCGAAGGTGGCTGGCGACATCAAGGCGCCGCGCGTCGTCATCGAGGATGGCGCCGTGTTCAACGGCTCCATCGAGATGGACGTCCGGCTGCCGGACGACATCTGA
- a CDS encoding alpha/beta hydrolase yields the protein MARHDEGYFTGRDGTRLFWRTHLPDAEPRAHVAVVHGYGDHFGRYQYVTDALLADGFAVHGFDYRGHGRAEGRRAYAEKWPHYVDDLEVFWERVRAAAGGAKTFALAHSHGGLMAAHWVGARKVEGLSGLVLSGPYFKLAITPPAVKVMAAKAAGALVPWLGIASGLKVEDLTRDTEVQRATREDPLYLSIATPRWFIESTKAQAEAMLLAPKIQVPLFVLCGAEDGVAAPAAARVFFETAGSADKKFKEYPGMKHEPLNEVGRAEVFRDISGWISAHL from the coding sequence ATGGCTCGCCATGACGAGGGCTACTTCACCGGCCGGGACGGAACGCGGCTCTTCTGGAGGACGCACCTGCCGGACGCGGAGCCGCGAGCGCACGTCGCGGTGGTGCACGGCTACGGAGACCACTTCGGCCGCTACCAGTACGTGACGGACGCGCTGCTGGCGGACGGCTTCGCGGTGCACGGCTTCGACTACCGCGGCCACGGGCGCGCGGAGGGACGCCGCGCCTACGCGGAGAAGTGGCCTCACTACGTGGACGACCTGGAGGTGTTCTGGGAGCGCGTGCGCGCGGCGGCCGGCGGCGCGAAGACGTTCGCCCTGGCCCACAGCCACGGCGGGTTGATGGCCGCGCACTGGGTGGGGGCCCGCAAGGTGGAGGGGCTCTCCGGGCTGGTGCTGTCGGGCCCGTACTTCAAGCTGGCAATCACCCCGCCCGCCGTGAAGGTGATGGCCGCGAAGGCGGCGGGAGCGCTGGTGCCGTGGCTGGGCATCGCCTCCGGGCTCAAGGTGGAGGACCTGACCCGGGACACGGAGGTCCAGCGCGCCACCCGGGAGGACCCGCTCTACCTGTCCATCGCCACGCCGCGCTGGTTCATCGAGTCCACCAAGGCGCAGGCCGAGGCGATGCTGCTCGCCCCGAAGATTCAAGTCCCGCTGTTCGTGCTGTGCGGCGCGGAGGACGGGGTGGCGGCGCCCGCGGCGGCGCGGGTGTTCTTCGAGACGGCGGGCTCGGCGGACAAGAAGTTCAAGGAGTACCCCGGCATGAAGCACGAGCCGCTCAACGAGGTGGGGCGCGCCGAGGTGTTCCGGGATATCTCCGGCTGGATCTCCGCGCATCTCTGA
- the pyrE gene encoding orotate phosphoribosyltransferase — translation MVDALARDRARLLELLTQRSFERRRVVLSSGKESDFYIDCKRTALLAEGHFLIGRLFLDAIRREAPEAVGVGGLTLGADPLASAVSLTGYLSSYPLSAFIVRKEPKGHGTGQWIEGLSGLGTGAKVAIVEDVVTTGGSTLKAIERAQAEGLTVLGAFALVDRLEGGREAVEAAGHRLTTLFTRKDFIP, via the coding sequence ATGGTGGATGCTCTCGCCCGTGACAGGGCCCGCCTGTTGGAGTTGCTCACGCAGCGCTCCTTCGAGCGCCGCCGCGTCGTGCTCTCGTCCGGCAAGGAGTCCGACTTCTACATCGACTGCAAGCGCACGGCGCTGCTCGCCGAGGGGCACTTCCTCATCGGTCGGCTGTTCCTGGACGCCATCCGCCGCGAGGCGCCGGAGGCGGTGGGCGTGGGCGGGCTGACGCTCGGCGCGGATCCACTCGCGTCGGCGGTGAGTCTCACGGGCTACCTCTCCAGCTATCCGCTCTCCGCCTTCATCGTCCGCAAGGAGCCCAAGGGCCACGGCACCGGCCAGTGGATCGAAGGCCTGAGCGGGCTGGGCACGGGCGCGAAGGTGGCCATCGTCGAGGACGTGGTGACGACGGGTGGCTCCACGCTGAAGGCCATCGAGCGGGCCCAGGCCGAGGGGCTCACGGTGCTCGGGGCGTTCGCCCTGGTCGACCGGTTGGAGGGAGGGCGCGAGGCGGTGGAGGCCGCGGGCCACCGTCTCACCACGCTGTTCACCCGCAAGGACTTCATCCCTTGA
- the nadB gene encoding L-aspartate oxidase — protein MPHRFDFLVLGGGVAGLSFALQAARHGTVAVLTKRERGESNTAYAQGGIASVLAPTDSFDAHIEDTLVAGAGLCHRDAVEVTVREGPERVRELVTLGAEFNRQTSGEFDLTREGGHSARRIIHSGDITGREVQRALLAKCDETPNITFFTNTAAIDLILDRRLPRPGSSRCLGAYALLENGGIERFLAKVTVLATGGAGKVYLYTSNPDVATGDGVAMAYRAGAQVANMEFYQFHPTCLFHPEAKSFLISEALRGEGGKLRLKGGQTFMERYHPLGALAPRDVVARAIDAEMKRTGDECVYLDMTHMGRAFLTERFPNIYATCKAFNIDMAVQPIPVVPAAHYQCGGVVTDLHGRTSVPGLYAIGEVSCTGLHGANRLASNSLLEGLVFGQRAVKVAAEELASLPTPREDPPEWDPGSAVESDESVVVSHNWDEIRRLMWNYVGIVRTDKRLMRARRRLELLREEIRDYYWRFEVTRDVIELRNIADVALLIVDCASRRKESRGLHFTLDYPHPDDHHWLRDTTLSREL, from the coding sequence ATGCCCCATCGGTTCGACTTTCTCGTCCTGGGAGGCGGCGTGGCGGGCCTCTCCTTCGCCCTCCAGGCGGCCCGGCATGGCACCGTGGCGGTGCTGACCAAGCGCGAGCGAGGCGAGAGCAACACGGCCTACGCCCAGGGTGGCATCGCCAGCGTGCTGGCCCCCACCGACTCCTTCGACGCCCACATCGAGGACACCCTCGTCGCGGGCGCGGGCCTGTGCCACCGGGACGCGGTGGAGGTGACGGTGCGCGAGGGCCCCGAGCGCGTGCGGGAGCTCGTCACGCTGGGCGCGGAGTTCAACCGGCAGACCTCCGGCGAGTTCGACCTGACGCGCGAGGGCGGCCACTCCGCGCGGCGCATCATCCACTCGGGTGACATCACCGGGCGCGAGGTGCAGCGCGCGCTGCTCGCGAAGTGCGACGAGACGCCCAACATCACCTTCTTCACCAACACGGCCGCCATCGACCTCATCCTGGACCGACGTCTGCCCAGGCCTGGCAGCAGCCGGTGTCTGGGCGCGTACGCGCTCCTAGAGAACGGCGGCATCGAGCGCTTCCTCGCGAAGGTGACGGTGCTGGCCACCGGCGGCGCGGGCAAGGTGTACCTGTACACGTCCAACCCGGACGTGGCCACGGGGGACGGGGTCGCCATGGCGTACCGCGCGGGCGCGCAGGTGGCGAACATGGAGTTCTACCAGTTCCACCCCACCTGCCTCTTCCACCCGGAGGCCAAGAGCTTCCTCATCAGCGAGGCCCTGCGCGGCGAGGGCGGCAAGCTGCGACTCAAGGGCGGGCAGACGTTCATGGAGCGCTATCACCCGCTGGGCGCGCTCGCCCCGCGCGACGTGGTGGCGCGCGCCATCGACGCGGAGATGAAGCGCACTGGCGACGAGTGTGTCTACCTGGACATGACGCACATGGGCCGGGCGTTCCTCACCGAGCGCTTCCCCAACATCTACGCCACCTGCAAGGCGTTCAACATCGACATGGCCGTACAGCCCATCCCCGTCGTCCCCGCGGCCCACTACCAGTGCGGCGGCGTGGTGACGGACCTGCACGGGCGCACGTCGGTGCCGGGCCTGTACGCCATCGGTGAGGTGTCCTGCACGGGACTGCACGGCGCCAACCGGCTCGCGTCCAACTCGCTCTTGGAGGGGCTCGTCTTCGGACAGCGCGCCGTGAAGGTCGCGGCGGAGGAGCTGGCGTCGCTGCCCACCCCGCGCGAGGACCCGCCGGAGTGGGACCCTGGCAGCGCGGTGGAGTCCGACGAGAGCGTCGTCGTCAGCCACAACTGGGACGAGATCCGCCGGCTCATGTGGAACTACGTGGGCATCGTCCGGACGGACAAGCGGCTGATGCGCGCGCGCCGCCGGCTGGAGCTGTTGCGCGAGGAGATTCGTGATTACTACTGGCGCTTCGAGGTGACCCGGGACGTCATCGAGCTGCGCAACATCGCCGATGTGGCCCTGCTCATCGTCGACTGCGCCAGTCGTCGCAAGGAGAGTCGGGGACTGCACTTCACCCTCGACTATCCGCATCCCGATGACCACCACTGGCTGCGCGACACCACCCTTTCCCGGGAGTTGTGA
- a CDS encoding tetratricopeptide repeat protein, translated as MTTRVKGRPETSPADDEFLQQLQRGGELLAANKVIEARSFLERAHQLQPRNEKAQNLLGLCFFKLGMFDRAAELYEMLVRDNPVDPTLRVNLGLVYLKTNALQRAVREFETATDLSPEHQKAQNYLGLALAQMGEYGRAREHFLLAGSDAMAEKMSRAIAGENFARATPAPVPPPAARVESPAPVRAQPPEPEEEEIRFAEDEGPSALGDGESESAASEAQAREETGRAGASGSSSTGRAPGASGAFATGGGQGVSGSSVAGGSQGASLTSAATGALGVSATGAVGAPGVASMAGSVTTVGASGATGAHAESPQAGSGTSPAPVSSAPAGTVPAGDESSAATSSVPLSRLQLTKVAARPSPARETAASAPLLTVLAPSLALDSERGSGPFALGEGRFRIAVDTELLTRLDGLVALEGQLAFQPEMKRFRGRATDKPFGEGASRMVRARGRGLLHLEPSERRTFLAVDLGEDSAYFRDENVFAFEEPVMFENGRVPSDIAPDLDLVHLRGQGQVLLSLPGPLRSVAVRPEAPVTVPLTHLVGWQGNLTPRVVPLLKSTSGESLRTAVELGGEGFALIALGVR; from the coding sequence ATGACGACGCGCGTGAAGGGGCGGCCGGAGACGAGCCCCGCTGACGACGAGTTCCTCCAGCAGCTCCAGCGTGGTGGAGAGCTGCTGGCGGCCAACAAGGTCATCGAGGCCAGGAGCTTCCTGGAGCGTGCCCACCAGCTCCAGCCTCGCAACGAGAAGGCGCAGAACCTGCTGGGGCTGTGCTTCTTCAAGCTCGGCATGTTCGACAGGGCGGCCGAGCTCTACGAGATGCTCGTGCGCGACAACCCGGTGGACCCGACGCTGCGGGTCAACCTGGGGTTGGTGTACCTGAAGACGAACGCGCTGCAGCGCGCGGTGCGCGAGTTCGAGACGGCCACGGACCTGTCGCCCGAGCACCAGAAGGCGCAGAACTACCTGGGCCTGGCGCTCGCGCAGATGGGCGAGTACGGACGCGCGCGCGAGCACTTCCTGCTCGCGGGCAGCGACGCGATGGCGGAGAAGATGTCCCGCGCCATCGCCGGGGAGAACTTCGCCCGCGCCACGCCCGCGCCTGTGCCGCCTCCCGCCGCGCGCGTGGAGAGCCCGGCTCCCGTGCGGGCGCAGCCTCCGGAGCCGGAGGAAGAGGAGATCCGCTTCGCCGAGGACGAGGGGCCCAGTGCGCTGGGCGATGGTGAGTCGGAGTCCGCTGCCTCCGAGGCGCAGGCCCGCGAGGAGACGGGGCGTGCGGGTGCGTCGGGTTCATCCTCCACGGGGCGCGCTCCAGGTGCGTCGGGAGCCTTCGCAACGGGCGGCGGGCAGGGTGTGTCGGGCTCATCCGTGGCGGGTGGCTCGCAGGGTGCGTCGCTGACATCCGCGGCGACTGGCGCCCTCGGAGTGTCCGCAACGGGTGCGGTGGGCGCGCCCGGAGTGGCCTCCATGGCGGGCTCCGTCACGACCGTGGGGGCGTCCGGCGCGACGGGCGCGCATGCCGAGTCTCCCCAGGCGGGCTCGGGTACGTCCCCCGCGCCGGTTTCATCCGCGCCGGCGGGCACGGTCCCCGCCGGGGACGAGTCCTCCGCCGCGACCTCCTCGGTGCCGCTGTCGCGGCTCCAGCTCACCAAGGTCGCCGCGCGGCCCAGCCCGGCGCGCGAGACGGCCGCCTCCGCGCCGCTCCTCACGGTGCTCGCGCCCTCGCTGGCCCTGGACTCGGAGCGGGGGAGTGGACCCTTCGCACTCGGTGAGGGCCGCTTCCGCATCGCGGTGGACACGGAGCTGCTCACCCGGCTGGACGGCCTGGTGGCGCTCGAGGGGCAGCTCGCGTTCCAGCCCGAGATGAAGCGCTTCCGCGGGCGGGCGACGGACAAGCCCTTCGGTGAAGGCGCCTCGCGCATGGTTCGCGCCCGGGGACGGGGCCTGCTCCACCTGGAGCCCTCCGAGCGCCGCACGTTCCTGGCGGTGGACCTGGGCGAGGACTCCGCCTACTTCCGCGACGAGAACGTCTTCGCCTTCGAGGAGCCGGTGATGTTCGAGAACGGCCGGGTGCCGTCGGACATCGCGCCGGACCTGGACCTGGTCCACCTGCGCGGTCAGGGACAGGTGCTGCTGAGCCTCCCCGGGCCGCTGCGCTCGGTGGCGGTGCGCCCGGAGGCGCCGGTGACGGTGCCGCTGACACACCTGGTCGGATGGCAGGGCAACCTGACACCTCGCGTGGTGCCGCTGCTCAAGTCCACCTCCGGCGAGTCGCTGCGCACGGCGGTGGAGCTGGGGGGCGAAGGTTTTGCCCTCATCGCCCTCGGGGTCCGCTAG
- a CDS encoding rhomboid family intramembrane serine protease: MSSGPRHILDAPGGGPDSRGGGHPFGTPPPPQAPQPRPWVCYAIIGLCVSVFLLEEAGQLPSFTARQLPLGALYGPAVQEGQYWRLLACALEHGGILHLVFNMSVVVTLGFTLERGIGSLRFFGLSLVTALGASVFSLLFNFDTPMVGASGMILGWAGAMLPIATRQGRRELGIWLVQVAVLSLLPFVSWSGHLGGFLFGLPCGIALRQGRQVYALALPIILFLSALVALYAAHPERRGAF, from the coding sequence ATGTCCTCCGGACCGCGACACATCCTCGACGCGCCAGGTGGCGGACCTGACTCGCGCGGCGGAGGCCATCCGTTCGGCACGCCTCCCCCGCCCCAGGCACCGCAGCCTCGCCCGTGGGTCTGCTACGCCATCATCGGCCTGTGCGTGTCGGTCTTCCTCCTGGAGGAAGCCGGACAGCTGCCGTCCTTCACCGCGCGGCAGCTCCCGCTGGGCGCGCTGTACGGCCCCGCGGTGCAGGAGGGCCAGTACTGGCGGCTGCTCGCGTGCGCGCTGGAGCACGGCGGCATCCTCCACCTCGTCTTCAACATGTCCGTGGTGGTGACGCTGGGGTTCACGCTGGAGCGCGGCATCGGCTCGCTGCGCTTCTTCGGCCTGTCGCTCGTCACCGCGCTGGGCGCATCCGTGTTCTCGCTGCTGTTCAACTTCGACACGCCCATGGTGGGCGCGTCCGGGATGATTCTCGGCTGGGCGGGCGCCATGCTGCCCATCGCCACGCGGCAGGGGCGACGGGAGCTGGGCATCTGGCTGGTGCAGGTGGCGGTGCTGAGCCTGTTGCCCTTCGTGAGCTGGTCGGGCCACCTGGGCGGCTTCCTCTTCGGCCTTCCGTGCGGCATCGCGCTTCGGCAGGGCCGACAGGTGTACGCGCTCGCGCTGCCCATCATCCTCTTCCTGTCGGCCCTGGTGGCCCTCTATGCGGCGCACCCCGAGCGGCGCGGAGCCTTCTGA
- a CDS encoding lytic transglycosylase domain-containing protein — MRAIPALMLCAVLGLPSWAGASESIYRYVEKDGTIVYTNVPPTGSKGAKKMKGAFTPPPAKSRPVVGRSRTPPDLDPHIAAAAVRYRIPTALVRAIMHAESNFNKNALSHKGASGLMQLMPGTASDMYVKDIFDERDNIEGGVRYLRVLANMFDGDMVKMIAAYNAGPDAVKRYGGKVPPYEETQGYVRKVLQLYYHYKERERPAESGPRELTSQNDDAREGAAGDEPR, encoded by the coding sequence ATGCGAGCCATTCCCGCGCTCATGCTCTGTGCCGTGCTGGGCCTCCCGTCATGGGCGGGGGCGTCCGAGTCCATCTACCGGTACGTGGAGAAGGACGGGACCATCGTCTACACGAACGTGCCGCCGACGGGCTCCAAGGGTGCGAAGAAGATGAAGGGCGCGTTCACCCCGCCGCCGGCGAAGAGCCGTCCGGTCGTGGGACGCTCGCGCACGCCGCCGGACCTGGACCCGCACATCGCCGCGGCGGCGGTGCGCTACCGCATCCCGACGGCGCTCGTGCGCGCCATCATGCACGCGGAGAGCAACTTCAATAAGAACGCGCTGAGCCACAAGGGCGCGAGCGGATTGATGCAGTTGATGCCGGGCACCGCGTCGGACATGTACGTGAAGGACATCTTCGACGAGCGCGACAACATCGAGGGCGGGGTGCGCTATCTGCGCGTGCTCGCCAACATGTTCGACGGCGACATGGTGAAGATGATTGCCGCGTACAACGCGGGCCCGGACGCGGTGAAGCGCTACGGCGGCAAGGTGCCCCCGTACGAAGAGACGCAGGGGTACGTGCGCAAGGTGCTCCAGCTCTACTACCACTACAAGGAGCGCGAGCGACCCGCCGAGAGCGGACCCCGCGAGCTCACATCCCAGAATGACGACGCGCGTGAAGGGGCGGCCGGAGACGAGCCCCGCTGA
- a CDS encoding LOG family protein, producing the protein MSVRNICVFCGSRPGTRPEYTEAARELGTELGRRGMTLVYGGASVGLMGTVAAATLAAGGQVVGVLPHFMGAREIAHLGLTELIRVDSMHARKALMATRADAFVALPGGFGTLDELFEIVTWAQLGLHQKPMGLLDTLGFFQPLVALSRHLAAEGFVPESQALPFAVNASPAALLERLQAGPTLTVTEKWLKRPEQT; encoded by the coding sequence ATGTCCGTGCGCAACATCTGCGTCTTCTGCGGCTCCAGGCCCGGCACCCGCCCCGAGTACACCGAGGCCGCGCGCGAGCTGGGCACGGAGCTGGGCCGACGGGGGATGACGCTCGTCTACGGGGGCGCGAGCGTGGGACTGATGGGCACCGTGGCCGCCGCCACCCTCGCCGCGGGAGGCCAGGTGGTGGGCGTGCTGCCGCACTTCATGGGCGCGCGGGAGATTGCCCACCTGGGCCTCACCGAGCTCATCCGCGTGGACTCCATGCACGCGCGCAAGGCCCTCATGGCCACGCGCGCGGACGCCTTCGTCGCCCTGCCCGGCGGCTTCGGCACCCTGGACGAGCTCTTCGAAATCGTGACGTGGGCGCAGTTGGGGCTGCACCAGAAGCCCATGGGCCTGCTCGACACGCTCGGCTTCTTCCAGCCGCTGGTGGCGCTGTCCAGGCACCTGGCCGCCGAGGGCTTCGTCCCCGAGTCCCAGGCCCTGCCCTTCGCGGTGAATGCCTCGCCGGCCGCGCTGTTGGAGCGGCTCCAGGCCGGCCCCACGCTCACCGTCACCGAGAAGTGGCTCAAGCGCCCCGAGCAGACCTGA
- a CDS encoding ParB/RepB/Spo0J family partition protein: MPGSPEGGSSSAPEAMSARGDGASQDGAPSESSRIEGAVGESAPVDSSAPDAGASAPEGGSPESQAIAAEGAPSTGEPERSMESSVGSSEESQEKSPSESTPEASSREAASPSSEAAPFEEVTRQEPVEASPSEAARGPESAEAPSSEGAQASAEASGAEEEPDEESSELLAAPEERLAGRVVTVLMPLERLEEEAAYRLRPEGDVSGLATDIARLGQLFPVDVRPRGNERYQLVCGFRRVAALRFLKRDAVQARVHTDLSDEDALLMSLAEAIHATPVEPEVLEAKRDQLESEGRLSAAVADMLAKALATDESLAPEGVEEEIDADELAADVSQRLGAINQDLSLLADVFASLDESRRAELLMQLRYSSELVAYLEGLS; encoded by the coding sequence ATGCCGGGTTCTCCGGAGGGTGGCTCGTCGTCCGCGCCCGAGGCGATGTCGGCGCGGGGTGATGGCGCGAGCCAGGACGGCGCGCCGTCAGAGTCGTCGCGTATAGAGGGAGCCGTCGGGGAGTCCGCCCCGGTCGACTCCTCCGCGCCGGACGCGGGTGCGTCGGCGCCGGAAGGCGGTTCACCGGAGTCCCAGGCAATCGCCGCCGAAGGCGCGCCCAGCACGGGCGAGCCCGAGCGGAGCATGGAGTCGTCGGTGGGTTCGTCGGAAGAGTCCCAGGAGAAGTCCCCGTCGGAGTCCACGCCGGAGGCCTCGAGCCGCGAGGCCGCGTCGCCGTCGTCGGAGGCTGCGCCCTTCGAGGAAGTGACGCGCCAGGAGCCCGTGGAGGCGTCGCCCTCCGAGGCGGCTCGCGGCCCGGAGTCCGCGGAGGCGCCGTCCTCCGAGGGAGCTCAAGCCTCCGCCGAGGCGTCCGGCGCGGAAGAGGAGCCGGACGAGGAGTCGTCCGAGCTGCTCGCCGCGCCCGAGGAGCGACTCGCGGGGCGGGTGGTGACGGTGTTGATGCCGCTGGAGCGCCTGGAGGAGGAGGCGGCCTACCGGCTGCGGCCCGAGGGTGACGTGTCCGGGCTGGCCACGGACATCGCGCGGCTGGGGCAGCTGTTCCCGGTGGACGTGCGTCCCCGAGGCAACGAGCGCTATCAGCTGGTGTGCGGGTTCCGTCGCGTGGCGGCGCTGCGCTTCCTCAAGCGCGACGCGGTGCAGGCGCGCGTGCACACGGACCTGTCGGATGAGGACGCGCTCCTCATGTCGCTGGCGGAGGCCATCCACGCCACGCCGGTGGAGCCCGAGGTCCTCGAGGCCAAGCGCGACCAGCTGGAGTCCGAGGGTCGGCTGAGCGCGGCCGTGGCGGACATGCTCGCCAAGGCGCTCGCCACGGACGAGTCCCTGGCGCCCGAGGGTGTCGAGGAGGAGATCGACGCCGACGAGCTGGCCGCGGACGTGTCGCAGCGGTTGGGCGCCATCAACCAGGACCTCTCGCTGCTGGCGGACGTGTTCGCGTCGCTGGACGAGTCGCGCCGGGCGGAGTTGCTGATGCAGTTGCGGTACTCGTCGGAGCTGGTGGCGTACCTGGAGGGGCTGTCGTGA